From Bacillus sp. Marseille-P3661:
ATCCCTCACCCGGTAATCCAATGATTAGATCCATATTAATATTGTTCATACCCATTTCACGGGCTAATTTAAATTTCTTAATTGTCTCTTCAACTGTGTGATGACGCCCTATCGCCTTTAATGTTTCCTGAATATACGACTGTGGGTTAATACTGATTCGATCAATATTCCATTTGTTTAAAACAGTCAATTTTTCAGGAGTTATTGTGTCAGGTCTTCCGGCTTCAACCGTTACTTCCCGTACATTTTTCATATTTGGAAACGATTCGTACATTTCTTCATAAAGCATGTCCATTTCCTCTGCAGTGATACTTGTTGGAGTTCCACCACCAAAATAAACGGTTGTAATGTTAATTCCATTATCTTTTAACCATTTCCCAATTTCACGCATTTCAAAATGCAATCCACCCAAGAAAGAATTAACAGATCCTTGTCTGCCATTAATGGCATAAGCCGGAAATGTACAATACGCACACTTGGTTGGACAAAACGGAATCCCGATGTAGACACTAACCTCATTTGCTAAGGAATATAAATCTGGTATAGCAGTCAACTGCCGATCCACAATATTTTGCATAAGCTCTATTTTTTCATCATGAATCATATAATCTTTTCTAAGAGACTGATGCGCAGCTGCTTTTGATTCACCTGAATTTAACTTTTTATGCAACAGCTTTGTAGGACGAACACCCGTTAATGTGCCCCATTTCTGAATAATGCCGGTAAGTTCTTGTAATAGAGTTAAGTAGACATGGTTTACTGCATGTTTCATTTGTTTTCTTGCTTCTTTTGAGCCAGGAGGATATTCTACTTTCTTCTCATACATCGAAGTAAACTTTCTATTCGTGCTTAGCTCTAGTAATTTTCCTTTTATTTCAATATCATTTGTTACTTCTATTTCAAACGTAACCATAAGGTCAGGAATTTGTATCTCCTCATATTGAATTTCACATTCTTCAAAAAATAACTGTGAAATAATTTGAATATCTCGATGAAAAACTGAATCTATGTTGTTAACTTGAATAATCAATATAGTAGTCACCTTCTTCACTAAAGTACCAATTTCCACTCTTTAAAGTGTACTTAACAATAGGAAGTTGGTCAAATGAATATAATCGTTCGTTATTGTTTGCGAATTGCACTTATTTTAAATAAGAATTTCCGAATACATCGCACATACGAAAAGACCAAATCAAAGATTTGGTCTTTTAAATTTGTGACTTTTATAAATAGGCTATTTAATCACATCATTATTTATTTATTTCTCGTAAAAAAGTAACTCTTTGCTGTTTTCGGAAATGTTCCTTAACCATATAAGAAACCCCATTTTGATTATTAGAACGTGTAACCCAATCTGCAGCCTTTTTCACCGCAAAAGGCGAATTCCACATAGCAACCCCAAGCCCTGCTTTTTCTAGCATCGGGATATCATTTATCGAATCAGCAATTACAACTGTTTCAGACATCGGAATTCCTAGATGCTGACCTAATTGTCTTAAGCCTTGTTCTTTTGAAACATTAGCAGGCATAATATCCAACATTAACTCCCCACTAACAATCACATTTACTTCAGGAAATGACTTTATAATTAATTCTTTAACCTCTTTAAGTTCTTCCTCATCTGAAAAATATACTTCAATTTTAGGTGCAGACATCGGAAAATCAACAAGTTGGTCACTTAAATTATCAACAAACTGGATCGGATAAAATAATGGATCATTCGAACCTAATATAGCCTTTGTCATTAAATTTCCTTTTTGTTTCACACGATTCCCTAGTGAATAGCGTTCGTGTAAAAGACGAATAGAACATTTAAATGTTTCAAGTACTTGGACAATATTAAATGTACATTCTTCAGATATCCGTTTCTCATATAATGGTTCTTCAAGGTCCTTAGCAATAAACGCACCACTGTGGCTAATGATATAACTATCTAATTTTAAAGCCTTAGCAACTTTATTTGCGGACATAAAGTTACGTCCTGTTACCAACGTTACATATACATCCTTTTCTTGTACATATTGTATGGCTTGCTTCGTTTCTTTTGTAAGCTTTCCATTTGATTTTAGCAAAGTTCCATCAATATTGATGGCTAATAATTTATACATCATGTTGCTCCCCCTTGCCGCTTGTTTAACTAATCCACTTCTTAAGATAAACTATGAAAAAAGGGATTAGCTTAGAACCTAATTCGGCATGTAGGTTACAACAAATCACCATAAAATCTCTACTTTTGACCTAGGTAACAAATTATTATTTCCTTCCTAGAGTAGAACATAAGGAGCAAGCGCCCTGCTTAGCCCCGAGAGGCTGGGCTCTGAAGCTAGAATACACTACTGTTGCTAAGATATTCACATCATTTGCCATTTTATAAATTCCTAAGCCATAAAAAAAACAGCATTTTAAAAAATACTGTTTTAATGACAACTATTGCTGTGGGTCTTCGGGTACACCATATAGCTCTTCAAGTGGTTTCATAATGATTTTATTGATGTCGTTTATTATTACTGACATGCGTTGTTCAACTTCCATTAATTTAGAAATGGTATCATGCTGCTGAATTAAATTAAATTGTTGTTGTGCTTTTTGAACTTCTTCCTCTGTAATTTCTTGACCCATCATTTGTTTTTGTTGAAGTT
This genomic window contains:
- a CDS encoding coproporphyrinogen III oxidase, which gives rise to MIIQVNNIDSVFHRDIQIISQLFFEECEIQYEEIQIPDLMVTFEIEVTNDIEIKGKLLELSTNRKFTSMYEKKVEYPPGSKEARKQMKHAVNHVYLTLLQELTGIIQKWGTLTGVRPTKLLHKKLNSGESKAAAHQSLRKDYMIHDEKIELMQNIVDRQLTAIPDLYSLANEVSVYIGIPFCPTKCAYCTFPAYAINGRQGSVNSFLGGLHFEMREIGKWLKDNGINITTVYFGGGTPTSITAEEMDMLYEEMYESFPNMKNVREVTVEAGRPDTITPEKLTVLNKWNIDRISINPQSYIQETLKAIGRHHTVEETIKKFKLAREMGMNNINMDLIIGLPGEGLDEFQYTLEETAKLMPESLTVHTLSFKRASEMTQNKQKYKVADRDEITLMMESASHWTKQHGYEPYYLYRQKNILGNLENVGYSLKGQESLYNIMIMEEQQTILGLGCGAASKFVHPQTRKITRFANAKDPKSYNDGFEHYTNEKLRLLNETFLN
- a CDS encoding Cof-type HAD-IIB family hydrolase; amino-acid sequence: MMYKLLAINIDGTLLKSNGKLTKETKQAIQYVQEKDVYVTLVTGRNFMSANKVAKALKLDSYIISHSGAFIAKDLEEPLYEKRISEECTFNIVQVLETFKCSIRLLHERYSLGNRVKQKGNLMTKAILGSNDPLFYPIQFVDNLSDQLVDFPMSAPKIEVYFSDEEELKEVKELIIKSFPEVNVIVSGELMLDIMPANVSKEQGLRQLGQHLGIPMSETVVIADSINDIPMLEKAGLGVAMWNSPFAVKKAADWVTRSNNQNGVSYMVKEHFRKQQRVTFLREINK
- a CDS encoding YlbF family regulator, which codes for MANIYDVAYNLEQALKESEDFKQLKSLYDQINSDASSKRLFDSFRDTQLQLQQKQMMGQEITEEEVQKAQQQFNLIQQHDTISKLMEVEQRMSVIINDINKIIMKPLEELYGVPEDPQQ